A window of Cohnella herbarum contains these coding sequences:
- a CDS encoding ThuA domain-containing protein: MRKALIVWGGWNGHQPQEVAEIFRGQLVKEGFEVEVSDTLEAFADGEKLKGLDLIVPVWTMGRIEQDWVNNVSAAVQSGVGLAGCHGGMCDAFRENTDWQFMTGGQWISHPGNDGTEYTVEIKSGSSPLVEGIEDFKVSTEQYYLHVDPANEVLATTRFPVAPGPHSTNKAVDMPVVWTKRWGHGRVYYNSLGHQANIMEIPVVQELMRRGFNWCAEGKAVAPAVQAQEAYTGMADNQL; encoded by the coding sequence ATGAGAAAAGCATTGATCGTCTGGGGCGGTTGGAATGGCCATCAACCTCAGGAAGTCGCGGAGATCTTCCGCGGACAGCTCGTTAAGGAAGGCTTCGAAGTCGAGGTGTCCGATACGCTGGAAGCTTTCGCCGACGGGGAGAAGCTGAAGGGACTCGATTTGATCGTGCCGGTGTGGACGATGGGACGGATCGAGCAGGATTGGGTGAACAACGTCTCCGCGGCCGTGCAGAGCGGCGTAGGCTTAGCGGGCTGTCACGGCGGGATGTGCGACGCATTTCGCGAGAACACGGACTGGCAATTCATGACCGGCGGGCAATGGATCTCGCATCCGGGTAACGACGGAACGGAATATACGGTAGAGATCAAGAGCGGTTCAAGCCCGTTAGTCGAAGGAATAGAAGATTTCAAGGTGTCGACGGAACAGTATTATTTGCATGTCGATCCGGCAAATGAAGTACTGGCTACGACTCGTTTTCCCGTGGCGCCCGGTCCTCACTCGACGAATAAAGCGGTGGATATGCCTGTCGTTTGGACGAAACGCTGGGGTCACGGACGCGTTTACTACAATTCGCTCGGTCATCAGGCGAATATCATGGAAATCCCCGTCGTTCAGGAATTAATGCGGCGAGGCTTTAATTGGTGCGCGGAAGGCAAAGCCGTTGCTCCCGCAGTCCAAGCTCAAGAAGCATATACAGGCATGGCCGATAACCAACTCTAA
- a CDS encoding Gfo/Idh/MocA family protein, which translates to MDKIKVGIIGTGNISGIYFQNGKRFESMEVVACADLDVERAIAKAAEHGIRGCSVEELLADPGIRMIINLTIPLAHASVCLQALEAGKHVYVEKPLAVTREEGLQVLELARRKGLLVGSAPDTFLGGGIQTSVKLVEDGWIGTPIGATAFMVCGGHENWHPAPEFYYHKGGGPMFDMGPYYLTALIALLGPISRVTGSTRISYPERTITSQPKFGQKIKVETPTHVAGIMDFASGPIATILTSFDVKGNSMLPRIEVYGSEGTLIVPDPNGFGGPISVWRAGSKEWSTIPLTHGKAENARGVGAADMARAIQTGRKHRANGEMAYHVLEAMHGFHDAAEQGVHYVMKSTCEKPASLPLGLTDYSLD; encoded by the coding sequence ATGGATAAAATTAAAGTCGGCATTATCGGTACGGGAAATATTAGCGGCATTTATTTTCAAAACGGAAAAAGATTCGAGTCGATGGAAGTCGTCGCTTGCGCGGATTTGGACGTGGAGCGCGCGATTGCCAAGGCGGCGGAACATGGGATCCGCGGCTGTTCGGTAGAGGAACTGCTTGCCGACCCCGGGATCCGGATGATCATTAACCTGACGATTCCGTTAGCGCACGCATCGGTTTGCTTGCAGGCGCTCGAAGCCGGCAAACACGTCTACGTGGAGAAGCCTCTGGCCGTAACCAGGGAAGAAGGTTTGCAGGTGCTGGAGCTGGCGCGACGCAAAGGGCTTCTCGTCGGAAGCGCGCCCGATACGTTCCTCGGCGGCGGTATTCAAACGTCAGTTAAGCTCGTGGAGGACGGATGGATCGGAACTCCGATCGGAGCGACGGCGTTCATGGTATGCGGCGGTCACGAGAACTGGCATCCTGCGCCCGAGTTTTATTACCATAAGGGCGGCGGACCTATGTTCGATATGGGGCCATATTACTTAACTGCGTTGATCGCATTGCTCGGTCCCATCTCCCGCGTGACGGGATCGACGCGCATCTCTTATCCGGAGCGAACGATTACGAGCCAACCGAAATTCGGTCAGAAGATCAAAGTGGAGACGCCGACTCACGTCGCCGGAATCATGGATTTCGCCTCGGGTCCGATCGCTACGATCCTAACAAGCTTCGACGTGAAGGGAAATTCGATGCTCCCGCGCATCGAAGTCTACGGCAGCGAAGGGACGCTAATCGTTCCCGATCCGAACGGCTTCGGCGGTCCGATTAGCGTATGGCGCGCCGGTTCCAAGGAATGGTCTACTATTCCGCTAACGCACGGCAAAGCCGAGAACGCGCGAGGCGTAGGCGCCGCCGATATGGCAAGGGCGATTCAAACCGGGCGCAAACATCGGGCGAACGGAGAGATGGCTTACCATGTGTTGGAAGCTATGCACGGTTTCCACGACGCGGCCGAGCAAGGCGTTCATTACGTGATGAAGAGCACTTGCGAGAAGCCCGCTTCGCTGCCTCTAGGTTTGACGGATTATAGCTTGGATTGA
- a CDS encoding DMT family transporter: protein MDKDKKWIYYLGLIAVSIIWGANFGVSRSAMETFDPILFSFLRFGPAVPFFFLILLIKEGSVGLPWKAVLQLALIGLIGVTGLEIAVMYSIKYTTLANASLLNVAPWPIFAALFAPLFVKEKFTRRLGVGGAAAIVGVSFIILGGAEGLNLSSDHMTGNLLAFGISIVGALFNLACMPLMKRYSSLRVSAWFIMFGSLFMLPFTAGSWGKVDWSELQTGHYTAIVYNVLICTVFAFVVWNASMFKIGAARANFFRYVVPAAAVVAGLIFFDEGITAWQIIGALFMAAGLVWISTEKKQPVQAG, encoded by the coding sequence ATGGACAAAGACAAAAAGTGGATTTATTATCTCGGATTAATAGCGGTTTCGATCATTTGGGGAGCGAATTTTGGAGTATCGCGTTCGGCGATGGAAACTTTCGACCCGATTTTGTTTTCTTTTTTGCGTTTCGGGCCGGCGGTTCCTTTTTTCTTCCTGATCTTGCTTATTAAAGAAGGCAGCGTCGGGTTGCCGTGGAAAGCCGTTCTGCAATTGGCTTTGATCGGATTGATCGGCGTGACGGGGTTGGAGATCGCGGTTATGTACTCGATTAAATATACGACGCTCGCCAACGCTTCCTTGTTAAACGTTGCGCCATGGCCGATATTCGCGGCTTTGTTCGCTCCCTTATTCGTGAAGGAGAAGTTTACTCGGCGTCTTGGAGTAGGAGGGGCGGCGGCGATCGTCGGCGTTTCGTTCATCATTCTCGGCGGGGCGGAAGGCTTGAATCTTTCTTCCGACCATATGACGGGAAATTTGTTGGCGTTCGGAATCAGTATCGTTGGAGCTTTGTTTAATCTCGCTTGCATGCCGCTCATGAAGCGTTATTCTTCGCTGCGCGTCAGTGCCTGGTTTATTATGTTCGGAAGTTTGTTCATGCTGCCTTTTACGGCGGGAAGCTGGGGAAAAGTCGACTGGAGCGAATTGCAGACCGGGCATTATACGGCCATCGTCTATAACGTGCTAATCTGCACCGTGTTCGCGTTCGTCGTATGGAATGCGAGCATGTTCAAGATCGGCGCGGCTCGCGCGAATTTCTTCCGTTACGTAGTGCCGGCGGCAGCCGTCGTAGCCGGGCTTATTTTCTTCGACGAAGGCATCACCGCATGGCAGATCATCGGAGCGCTATTCATGGCGGCTGGTTTGGTATGGATTAGTACGGAGAAAAAGCAACCCGTTCAAGCGGGGTAG
- a CDS encoding M23/M56 family metallopeptidase, translated as MEIMIRLFERTLINSMEAAAVVIAILLLSWLFRKKLSPGWHYALWMLLLVKLLLPLLPGNLESQLRWISLPDSIEASVHDDGNGIRNSDPVAVPAGVTDIPSNSATGSTDGGTVTEPSAAAWQLSDDVIRISAIVWLSGVALIWLLLSVGHLRTSLAFRKEARIPIPRELDELFTKIRASSGIHSRVGLRLTRLVSAPALFGIRSPVVLIPREVLGHLTEAEWECVIRHELAHCQRRDIPINLLAYLLASVHWFNPAVWFGLQRMRIDQENACDATVLSSSELKEPYAASIVKLLEIGASQKTVTAGVGFFGNKKQIKRRIVMIRDYQPSKKKISLIGLSLLLAAAVLTLPSAFADSKPAPSEQIEEAAQPLAEIIPAAKTSDESAIEFSLQLPKGSKISSPFGYRIHPVSAKKSLHDGIDIAGKKGTDIVAAAGGKVVLAESVSAKGLTVTIEHNKVWSTEYRHLDKLSVKEGDEVKEGDLIGLMGSTGNSTGPHLHFSVLKNGEYVDPNPVTTIRVNEK; from the coding sequence ATGGAGATTATGATCCGTTTATTCGAGCGCACGTTAATCAATTCCATGGAAGCCGCGGCAGTGGTAATCGCAATTCTGCTGCTCTCTTGGTTGTTTCGTAAAAAACTTTCCCCGGGTTGGCATTATGCCCTATGGATGTTGCTTCTCGTAAAATTATTGCTCCCGTTGCTTCCCGGCAACTTGGAGAGCCAGCTTCGCTGGATATCCCTTCCCGACTCGATCGAGGCTTCCGTCCATGACGACGGCAACGGAATCCGTAACTCTGATCCCGTTGCCGTACCGGCGGGAGTGACCGATATTCCTAGTAACTCAGCTACGGGCAGTACCGACGGAGGCACCGTTACCGAGCCTTCGGCTGCCGCTTGGCAATTGTCCGACGACGTTATTCGGATATCCGCGATCGTATGGCTATCCGGGGTCGCGCTAATATGGCTATTGCTATCCGTCGGACATCTGAGAACGTCTCTAGCCTTTCGTAAGGAAGCACGCATCCCCATCCCTCGCGAATTGGACGAACTGTTCACGAAAATTCGAGCTAGCAGCGGAATTCATTCCAGAGTAGGCCTTCGGCTCACCCGGCTTGTCTCCGCTCCGGCATTGTTCGGCATAAGATCACCCGTCGTGCTGATTCCTCGCGAAGTACTCGGGCATCTGACCGAGGCCGAGTGGGAATGCGTCATTCGCCATGAGCTGGCTCATTGCCAACGCAGGGATATCCCGATAAATCTGCTAGCCTATTTGCTAGCTTCCGTCCATTGGTTTAATCCGGCCGTCTGGTTCGGTCTGCAACGCATGCGGATCGACCAGGAAAACGCCTGCGATGCGACCGTCCTTAGCTCCTCCGAACTTAAAGAACCTTACGCCGCAAGCATCGTCAAATTACTGGAAATCGGCGCGTCGCAAAAAACCGTTACCGCCGGCGTCGGATTTTTCGGCAACAAAAAACAGATCAAGAGGAGGATTGTCATGATCCGCGATTACCAGCCTTCCAAGAAAAAGATCTCATTGATCGGATTATCTCTGCTTCTCGCGGCGGCTGTCCTAACGCTGCCGTCTGCATTCGCCGATAGCAAGCCCGCTCCATCGGAGCAAATCGAAGAAGCGGCACAGCCTTTAGCGGAGATTATCCCCGCCGCTAAGACTAGCGACGAGAGCGCCATCGAGTTCTCGCTCCAACTGCCTAAAGGCAGCAAGATTTCCTCGCCCTTCGGTTATCGTATCCATCCGGTGAGCGCGAAGAAATCCCTTCACGACGGCATCGATATCGCCGGCAAAAAAGGAACCGACATCGTCGCGGCGGCCGGGGGAAAAGTCGTCCTAGCCGAATCCGTGAGCGCTAAAGGGCTCACCGTAACGATCGAGCATAACAAAGTTTGGAGCACGGAGTATCGGCACTTGGACAAACTTTCGGTCAAAGAAGGCGACGAGGTCAAGGAAGGCGACTTGATCGGACTGATGGGAAGCACCGGGAATTCCACCGGACCTCATCTTCATTTCTCCGTCCTCAAGAACGGCGAGTACGTCGATCCTAATCCCGTGACAACGATCCGCGTTAACGAGAAATAA
- a CDS encoding BlaI/MecI/CopY family transcriptional regulator yields MPESPNISDAEWDIMRIVWQASPLTAADIIDRLSDSKSWKPKTVKTLIGRLVQKEVLGFHKDGREYAYFPLVNEDECVQEASRSFLDRIYGGSLKPMMVHFLESGKLSSEDIKELKALLQEKEK; encoded by the coding sequence ATGCCTGAATCCCCCAACATTTCGGACGCGGAATGGGATATCATGCGAATCGTTTGGCAGGCGTCGCCCTTAACGGCCGCCGATATTATCGACCGCCTCAGCGACAGCAAGTCGTGGAAGCCGAAGACGGTGAAGACGCTCATCGGCAGACTCGTGCAGAAGGAAGTGCTTGGATTTCATAAGGATGGTCGGGAATACGCTTATTTCCCGCTGGTAAACGAAGACGAATGCGTGCAGGAAGCCAGCCGTTCGTTCCTCGACCGAATTTATGGGGGTTCGCTTAAGCCGATGATGGTGCATTTTCTGGAATCCGGCAAGCTCTCTTCCGAGGACATTAAGGAGTTGAAGGCGCTGCTCCAGGAGAAGGAGAAATAA
- a CDS encoding sulfate ABC transporter substrate-binding protein yields the protein MKSFKTLKAAVLILTAIALIFGTANLGDDNRAEAASKKKKVTLLNVSYDPTRELYEEFNKIFATYWKKKTGQTVEIKQSHGGSGKQARSVVDGLKADVVTLALSLDITEVQNKGLLDARWEDKLPYHSSPYTSTIVFVVRKGNPKKIKDWDDIVKSGVQVITPNPKTGGAPRWTYLAAWAYALKHNKNSETAAKDFVTKLYKNVPVLDTGARGSTTTFAQRGIGDVLLTWENEAHLVQKEFGFDYEIITPSLSILAEPSVAVVTKNANKNGTTEVANEYLRFLYTKEGQRLVGKHYYRPNDPAVLKEYEKQFPKLELVTIRDFGGWPAAQKKHFADKGIFDQIYNP from the coding sequence ATGAAAAGCTTCAAAACTTTGAAAGCCGCCGTCTTAATACTGACTGCGATCGCCTTGATTTTCGGAACGGCAAATTTGGGAGACGATAACAGAGCGGAGGCGGCGTCCAAGAAGAAAAAAGTGACGCTTCTGAACGTCTCTTATGATCCGACAAGGGAACTATACGAGGAATTCAACAAAATTTTCGCGACCTACTGGAAGAAAAAAACCGGTCAAACGGTGGAAATCAAACAGTCTCACGGCGGATCCGGTAAACAAGCGCGTTCGGTCGTCGACGGGCTTAAGGCAGACGTCGTTACGTTGGCGCTGTCGCTGGACATCACGGAAGTTCAAAACAAAGGATTGCTGGATGCGCGTTGGGAAGATAAACTTCCTTACCACAGCTCGCCGTATACTTCTACGATCGTATTCGTCGTACGCAAGGGGAACCCGAAGAAAATCAAGGATTGGGACGACATCGTCAAATCGGGGGTACAGGTCATCACTCCGAATCCGAAGACGGGCGGAGCGCCGCGTTGGACGTACTTAGCGGCATGGGCATATGCTCTGAAGCATAACAAGAACAGCGAAACGGCGGCCAAAGATTTCGTTACGAAGCTGTACAAGAACGTACCCGTTCTGGATACCGGGGCAAGGGGCTCCACGACGACGTTCGCGCAACGCGGCATCGGCGACGTGCTGTTGACATGGGAGAACGAAGCCCATTTGGTTCAGAAGGAATTCGGCTTCGATTACGAGATCATCACGCCTTCCTTAAGCATACTCGCAGAGCCGTCGGTTGCGGTCGTGACCAAGAACGCCAACAAGAACGGAACGACCGAAGTGGCCAACGAATACCTGAGATTCTTGTACACTAAGGAAGGGCAAAGACTCGTAGGGAAACATTATTATCGTCCGAACGATCCTGCCGTTCTTAAGGAATACGAGAAGCAGTTCCCTAAGCTCGAGTTGGTCACGATTCGCGATTTCGGCGGATGGCCGGCGGCGCAGAAGAAGCATTTCGCGGACAAAGGAATATTCGATCAGATTTATAATCCGTAA
- a CDS encoding helix-turn-helix transcriptional regulator — MSSEHHSYSVSMNPSPAEGELSVLFSGEAQPMGLHKIGPAIHDYYLVHTVLSGRGEFIIRDTSYPCVAGDTFVIFPGELFSYQADEREPWSYVWVGFIGRGADDVMSQVGATPHHPVIPGSLNPNIRSYYDKLIGCYDSAALPELANLEAGGWIRLLLQQFGVARKKLEKNHPESTAAIDLVIKQAIQYLTLQYTQPISIEHLSGMLGYHRTHLCKLFKQSTGLSPSQYLLNIRMQRAESLLASSMTIEQVASSVGFGDALYFSKKFRKWRGQSPTEYRKALRTPPKRSKDPYRLN; from the coding sequence ATGTCTTCCGAACACCATTCCTATTCGGTCAGCATGAATCCCTCTCCCGCGGAGGGTGAGCTTTCCGTCCTCTTCAGCGGAGAAGCCCAGCCGATGGGCTTGCATAAAATCGGACCGGCCATACACGACTATTACCTGGTTCACACGGTTCTGTCCGGTCGCGGGGAGTTCATCATTCGGGATACAAGCTATCCGTGCGTTGCGGGAGATACTTTCGTTATTTTCCCTGGGGAGCTATTCTCCTACCAAGCCGATGAACGCGAGCCGTGGAGTTATGTATGGGTCGGCTTCATCGGCCGCGGAGCCGACGACGTCATGTCGCAAGTGGGGGCTACGCCCCATCACCCGGTTATCCCGGGTAGTCTTAACCCGAACATCCGTAGCTATTATGACAAGCTTATCGGTTGTTACGATTCCGCTGCCCTTCCCGAACTAGCCAACCTCGAGGCCGGCGGATGGATTCGTCTCTTGCTGCAACAGTTCGGAGTCGCCCGCAAGAAGCTCGAGAAGAACCATCCCGAATCCACTGCGGCGATCGACCTGGTCATTAAGCAAGCGATCCAATATCTGACCTTGCAATATACCCAGCCGATATCGATCGAGCATCTGTCCGGGATGCTAGGCTACCATAGAACTCACCTTTGCAAGCTGTTCAAGCAATCGACCGGGTTGTCGCCTTCGCAATACTTGTTGAACATTCGCATGCAACGAGCCGAATCCTTGCTCGCATCTTCGATGACCATCGAACAGGTCGCTTCCTCCGTCGGCTTCGGCGATGCCCTCTACTTCTCGAAGAAATTCAGGAAGTGGCGGGGCCAATCCCCGACCGAATACAGAAAAGCGCTTCGGACTCCACCGAAGCGCTCTAAAGATCCCTATAGATTGAACTGA
- a CDS encoding alpha-glucosidase/alpha-galactosidase, which yields MSKITFLGAGSTVFAKNVLGDVMLTPALQDFEIALFDIDPVRLKDSENMLNNIKKTSGSTCVINAFTDRKEALRGSKFVVNAIQVGGYDPCTITDFEIPKKYGHRQTIADTVGIGGLFRNLRTIPVMLDFAADIREVCPDALFLNYTNPMAVLTNVMNTYGGVNTVGLCHSVQACVPEMFKHLGLDQTGVKSKIAGINHMAWLLEVSKDGVDLYPEIKRRAKEKQKEKHNDMVRYEMMLNFGYYITESSEHNAEYHPYFIKRNYPELIERFNIPLDEYPRRCIEQISRWKNMREELVNDANLEHVRSHEYASYIFEAIETDVPFKIGGNVMNTGGLIANLPREACVEVPCLVDRSGVNPTYIGNLPPQLAALNRTNINTQLLTIEAAITGKKEHIYHAAMLDPHTAAELSIDDIVSMCDDLIEAHGDWLPKYS from the coding sequence TTGTCCAAAATCACTTTTCTCGGCGCAGGAAGTACGGTATTCGCTAAAAACGTGCTCGGGGACGTCATGCTTACGCCAGCGTTGCAGGATTTCGAGATCGCGCTGTTCGATATCGACCCGGTAAGACTGAAAGATTCCGAGAACATGCTTAATAACATCAAAAAGACATCCGGAAGCACTTGCGTGATCAATGCCTTCACCGATCGCAAAGAAGCTCTTCGCGGATCTAAATTCGTAGTCAACGCGATTCAAGTAGGCGGATACGATCCGTGTACGATTACGGATTTCGAAATTCCGAAAAAATACGGCCACAGACAAACGATCGCGGATACGGTCGGGATCGGCGGACTATTCCGCAATTTGCGCACGATTCCGGTTATGCTCGATTTCGCGGCGGACATTCGCGAAGTATGTCCGGATGCTTTGTTCTTGAATTATACGAATCCGATGGCCGTTCTCACCAACGTGATGAATACTTACGGCGGCGTGAACACGGTTGGTCTCTGCCACAGCGTGCAGGCTTGCGTTCCCGAAATGTTCAAGCATCTAGGACTGGATCAGACGGGAGTGAAGTCGAAGATCGCGGGCATTAACCATATGGCATGGTTGCTGGAAGTGTCTAAAGACGGAGTGGACCTGTATCCGGAAATCAAGAGACGCGCGAAGGAGAAGCAGAAAGAAAAGCATAACGATATGGTTCGGTACGAGATGATGCTGAATTTCGGTTACTACATCACGGAATCTTCGGAGCATAATGCCGAGTACCATCCGTATTTCATCAAACGTAACTATCCGGAGCTGATCGAACGGTTCAACATTCCCCTCGACGAGTATCCGCGCCGCTGCATCGAGCAAATCAGCAGATGGAAAAACATGCGCGAAGAGCTTGTCAACGATGCAAACCTCGAGCACGTTCGCTCTCACGAATACGCTTCTTACATTTTCGAAGCGATCGAGACGGACGTCCCGTTCAAGATCGGCGGCAACGTCATGAACACGGGCGGCTTAATCGCCAACTTGCCTCGCGAAGCTTGCGTCGAAGTACCGTGCCTGGTCGATCGTTCCGGAGTCAACCCGACTTACATCGGCAATCTTCCGCCGCAGTTAGCCGCGCTGAACCGCACGAATATCAATACGCAATTGTTAACGATCGAAGCCGCTATCACGGGTAAGAAAGAACATATCTATCACGCGGCGATGTTGGATCCGCATACGGCCGCCGAGCTCTCGATAGACGATATCGTCTCCATGTGCGACGATCTGATCGAGGCCCATGGGGATTGGCTTCCGAAGTACTCCTGA
- a CDS encoding sensor histidine kinase, translating into MKRRSTSLWIWIIVCAIVLGAFLPSLFINKKFIEQSSSPPARLVNDWEVRFGQQPGQGDSWQALGEEEQNKLSHYKGSLWVKRTLPELPWNKPYLFLSGMNRFEVFLDGQSVYRFNMEPGLIWNHFIMTWHPIPIQPEDEGKELSLHMEWDRMPFMMNNWIVVGEPDSILTRFLQQDSSRYIYSVLYITVGIVGLIFFARRREKLYFWFSLLTLSSGFGLLLICNSLQWFFDVQALYYWKDLLLTLGVYAFTGLYGEVLGASRRLIVRITKLTLLLYTIASLFAGIWSPTWYWKMLNDGLPWLAIVAIGVVTYALARFPNSAQRQYERRWLLRGYVILVISGLGHMISNYLYAQYKPFNELWHYFNIVIANLLPNGLLLFMSCMVFVVIHRVGYIYQDSERNARDLQTKNIELEQFYRNLEQIVETRTQELEEANRSLTITLREKAETLAEVSVLEERNRIAQDMHDVVGHTLTAAIVQLEASKKLAAKEGNLPSEKLDTVSGLVRKGLEDIRKTVRLLKSDSPPVKLEFALRELIRETIETMEVAIEADIELPCEMGKLTEKVIYHALQEGLTNGIRHAGCSWFRYSIRPREDLLEIKLWNDGKPFGFAKPGFGLTTMMERVHLLGGTVAVGSSEGADGIPMGCELAITFPLPLLLPSSPRSTSA; encoded by the coding sequence ATGAAACGCAGGTCGACTTCCTTATGGATTTGGATAATCGTATGCGCGATTGTTTTGGGGGCTTTCCTGCCTTCGCTCTTTATCAATAAAAAATTTATCGAACAATCGAGTTCGCCGCCTGCCCGTCTCGTTAACGACTGGGAAGTCCGTTTCGGGCAGCAACCCGGCCAAGGCGATAGCTGGCAAGCTCTCGGCGAAGAGGAACAGAATAAGCTAAGCCATTACAAAGGTTCTCTATGGGTTAAACGTACGTTACCCGAACTGCCTTGGAATAAGCCGTATTTATTCCTATCCGGAATGAACAGATTCGAAGTTTTCTTGGATGGGCAGTCCGTCTATCGTTTCAATATGGAACCCGGCCTTATCTGGAATCATTTCATCATGACCTGGCATCCGATACCGATCCAGCCGGAAGACGAGGGAAAGGAACTTTCCCTGCATATGGAATGGGACCGCATGCCTTTCATGATGAACAACTGGATTGTCGTCGGAGAGCCCGACTCCATCTTAACCCGCTTTTTGCAACAGGACTCTTCGCGTTACATTTATTCCGTCCTTTATATAACCGTCGGCATCGTAGGTCTGATTTTCTTCGCCAGACGAAGGGAAAAACTATACTTCTGGTTCTCTCTGCTCACGTTATCCTCGGGTTTCGGACTCCTTCTGATATGCAACTCTCTGCAATGGTTCTTCGATGTTCAAGCCTTGTATTACTGGAAAGATCTATTATTAACGCTGGGTGTATACGCGTTTACCGGATTATATGGCGAAGTGTTAGGCGCTTCTAGGCGACTCATCGTCCGAATCACTAAGCTTACCTTGCTCCTATACACGATAGCGTCTTTGTTCGCGGGAATTTGGAGCCCGACTTGGTATTGGAAAATGCTTAACGACGGTTTACCATGGTTAGCGATCGTCGCAATCGGCGTAGTGACCTATGCCTTGGCACGGTTTCCGAATAGCGCCCAACGGCAGTACGAAAGAAGATGGTTGCTTCGGGGTTACGTCATATTGGTCATTAGCGGATTGGGCCATATGATCTCAAATTACCTATACGCTCAATACAAACCTTTCAACGAGTTATGGCATTATTTCAATATCGTAATCGCGAACTTGCTCCCGAACGGCCTTCTTCTCTTCATGTCCTGCATGGTATTCGTCGTCATTCATAGAGTAGGCTACATCTATCAAGATTCGGAACGGAATGCCCGGGATCTGCAAACGAAGAACATCGAGCTCGAGCAGTTTTATCGGAATTTGGAGCAAATCGTAGAAACTCGCACGCAAGAGCTGGAAGAAGCGAACCGATCCTTAACGATCACGCTGCGGGAGAAAGCGGAAACGTTGGCCGAAGTGTCCGTATTAGAGGAAAGAAACCGGATCGCGCAAGACATGCATGACGTCGTAGGCCATACGCTGACGGCGGCAATCGTCCAATTGGAGGCGAGTAAGAAGCTCGCGGCCAAAGAAGGCAACCTTCCCTCCGAGAAGCTCGACACCGTTAGCGGACTTGTCCGTAAAGGCTTGGAGGATATTCGCAAAACCGTGCGGCTGCTGAAGTCCGATTCGCCCCCCGTCAAGCTGGAATTTGCGCTTCGAGAGCTAATACGCGAAACGATCGAGACGATGGAGGTTGCCATCGAAGCGGACATCGAACTTCCGTGCGAAATGGGGAAATTAACGGAGAAAGTCATCTATCACGCTTTGCAAGAAGGCTTAACGAACGGTATCCGCCATGCGGGCTGCAGTTGGTTCCGTTATTCGATTCGTCCTCGCGAAGACTTATTGGAGATCAAACTATGGAACGACGGCAAACCTTTCGGCTTCGCTAAACCGGGATTCGGCTTGACGACTATGATGGAACGGGTTCATCTCCTCGGCGGAACGGTTGCCGTCGGATCCTCCGAAGGGGCTGACGGCATTCCGATGGGATGCGAGCTTGCCATTACTTTTCCGTTACCTTTACTTCTACCGTCGTCGCCTCGGTCGACTTCGGCTTAA
- a CDS encoding response regulator — MIRVLIVDDQTLLREGLQTIINLEEDMQAVGLASNGLEAVEMASNLRPNLILMDIKMPLLNGIDSMKRIKENHPGVLVLMLTTFLEDTLIVSAMANGADGFLLKDMAGEHIVQTIREAIKGHLILPAPIAAKLTERLAYWNQTEPGPFHEHALEQHGLFFNEKEREIILLMVQDKPNKQIASTLYMSEGTIRNYISVIYNKIGTNDRTAAIIRLKEYMIP, encoded by the coding sequence ATGATCCGAGTGCTGATAGTCGATGACCAAACCCTGCTGCGGGAAGGCTTGCAGACGATTATAAATTTGGAAGAGGATATGCAAGCCGTCGGCCTCGCTTCGAACGGTCTGGAAGCCGTCGAGATGGCCTCTAATCTTCGACCGAACCTCATTCTAATGGACATCAAGATGCCGCTTCTTAACGGAATAGACAGTATGAAACGCATCAAGGAAAATCATCCCGGCGTGCTCGTCCTCATGCTGACGACTTTCCTCGAGGACACCCTTATTGTTAGCGCTATGGCGAACGGAGCCGACGGCTTCCTCTTAAAGGACATGGCGGGGGAACATATCGTCCAAACGATTCGCGAAGCGATTAAAGGACATCTTATCCTGCCTGCGCCTATAGCAGCCAAGCTTACCGAACGGCTCGCTTATTGGAATCAAACGGAGCCTGGCCCGTTTCACGAGCATGCACTGGAGCAGCACGGCCTCTTCTTCAACGAGAAGGAAAGGGAGATCATTCTGCTCATGGTCCAAGATAAACCGAACAAACAAATCGCCTCCACCCTCTATATGAGCGAAGGAACGATCCGCAATTATATTAGCGTCATCTATAACAAGATCGGTACGAACGACCGTACCGCGGCGATTATCCGATTGAAGGAGTATATGATCCCATGA